TATTGTTCCAGTTCGGATTAGGGTCTTCCGCGAAGAAGGATAGTGTCAGGGGACTTAAGTCCTCAGCCGCCGCCGTAGCTTCAGCCGTTGCGGTGGCATTGCCGCTGTTCGTAGCCTTGGCCCCGGTATTCTCAGCCGTATTCTTGTTGCCGTTAGTATTGCCTCCGCCGCAGCCTGCCAGCACACTAAGCAGCAAGGTCAGCACCATCAGCGCCACAACCGGTTTCGCCGTCTTTCTTGTCATGAATAGAAACCCTCCCTTTGTCTGGTGAAATCACATTGTATTCACAGGCGTCAGCCTGAAGATACCGCTTAAGCAGATTAGCTTTTAACCGAACCCAGCGTCATGCCTTTGACGAAATAGCGCTGCAGGAACGGATAGACAATCAGAATGGGAACGGTGACGACAATGGTGATTGCCATTTTGACCGATTCCGGGGAGATCTGGGCCATGACCTCTGTCATATTGCGTCCGCGGAAATTATCCGCGTTGGTCGTGGTGCTCTGAATGACCTTCATCAGCTCGAATTGCAGCGTGGTCAGCGAGTCCTTCGAGCCGTTATACAGATAGGTGTCAATCCACGCATTCCACTGGCCGACGGCCAGGAACAGGGCGATGGTTGCCAGCGCAGGCTTGGTCAGCGGCAGAATGACGCGCCAGTAGATGGTGAAGTCATTGGCTCCGTCCAGCTTGGCGGATTCCTGAAGAGCGTACGGCAGACCGTCGATGAAGGAGCGGATCACGAACACATTGAAGGCGCTCACCAGACCGGGCAGAACATACACGCCGAAGGTGCCCATCATATGCAAATCTTTGATCAGAATGTAAAAGGGGATCAGCCCTCCCGATACATACATCGTCAGCGCCAGGAAGGTAGAGACGAACTTGCGGGCCTGGAAGTCCACCCGGCTTAAGGTGAAGGCCAGCATGGAGGCACTGACCAGTCCGAGCAGAGTCCCGATAATCGTCCGCAGCACCGAAATTTTGAACCCGGTAATCAGGCCGGAGAAGGCGAAGATCGTCTCATAATTTTTGAAGGTGAACACCCGGGGGTAGATCGTAATCCCGCCTTTGATGCTGTCCGTCGAGTCATTGAAGGAGATCGCCAGCACGTTCAGAAAAGGGTACAGCGTAGCAACAGTTACCACCGTAATCGCCAGATAAACAACCAAATCGAAGATGCGGTCCGACCAGGAGGCCGCAGCGAGTTTTTTAATCATGAGCAGGGCCTCCTATATGATGCTTTCCTTGGTTATTTTTTTGAAGATGCCGTTGGCCGTAAAGAGCAGAATCACACTCACCACGGAGTTGAAGATATTAATCGCCGTCCCGAAGGAGAACCGTCCCATCCCCAGCCCGTAATTCAGCGCATACAGGTCAAGGGTCTGCGAGTAGTCACGCACCAGATTGTTGCCGAGCAGGAACTGCTTCTCGAACCCGATGCTGATCAGATGGCCGATGGACATAATCAGCAGGATCACGATGGTACCCCGGATTCCCGGAAAAGTGATATGACGCACCTGCTGGAGCCGGCTGGCTCCGTCCACCCTAGCTGCCTCGTACAGCTCAGGCCCGATGCCCGAGATGGCGGCAAGATAGATAATGGTATTCCAGCCCGTCTCCTTCCAGACATCCGATGCGGTAACAATGCCCCAGAACAGATTGCCTTTGGCCATGAACTGGATCGGTTCACTGATGATATGAAGGCCCATTAGCAGGTCATTGACTGCGCCGTTGTCCGTGGAGAGCATCTTAGTGATGATCCCTGCGGCGACCACCCAGGACACAAAATGCGGCAGATACGACACCGTCTGAACGAAGCGCTTCAGCACCTGCAGCCGTACCTCATTCAGCAGAATGGCGAAGATGATCGGAATGATAAAGCCTGCCAGCAGTCCCATGATACTCATGGCCAGCGTATTGCGCAGGGCGTTGAAGAATTGCTCATCCTGGAACAGCTCCCGGAAGTACTGGAGGCCGACCCATTTTTGCTCGAAAAAGGATTTGCCCGGCTTATACTTCTGGAAGGCCATCATCCACCCCCATAACGGAAGATAACTGAAGACAAAGGCCCAGAGGACAAAAGGAACAGCCATCATATAGAGGTATTTCTGCTGCCGGAATTTCCCCCAGAAGCTGGAGGAGGATTTCTTCGGCTCCGGCTTCATCGCGGTGGTAATCGCTTTCATTTATGTCCCTCCTTCGATATAGCTTTATCATAATCTGCCGCCAGGCCGGGAAACACCCGAAGATTTAAGTGTAAAAACAGGGAGAAATCAGTCCTTTTCGTAAGCGCTTTCTGAAAAATCATTCTCCGGCTCCTTTCTCCGGTATGCGGAGGGGGAAATGCCTGCGATTTTTTTGAACTTCTCACGGAAATAATCGACATCGCTGAAGCCGACGCTGCTGGCTGCCTGATGGATTTTGCAGCCCTGGTCCAGCAGCTCCTTGGCCTTCTCAATACGGATCGTATCCAGATAAGTGTTGAAGGAGCAGCCCATAGTGTTCTTGAACAGCTTCCCAAGATAGGCACTGCTATAGGTGAACACACCGGCCAGCGTCTCCAGCTTCAGATTCTCGTCATAGTGCCGGTGGATCAGATCGACCATCCGCTTCATCAGGACATCCATATCGTCGCGGATAATCCCGCCAGCGTATTCCTCCAGCAGACCTGTGATATAGCGCTGGAGCTGGGGGAGGGAGGTATGCCTGTAGATCTGCTGAATCTGCTCCTCCATCCGGCTCTGCGCAGCGCTAAGCTCCTTATAATGAACGGAGAGCTTGCCGGACATGGAGGTGACGGCCCGGACATAATAGGATTTCACCGCCATCTCGGATAAGCCCGCAGCAGCCATGAGGTCCCCTGCTTCCTGGATCAGGGCAGAGATTACGCTCAGATTGCCGGTATCCAGAGCGAAATACAGCCGGTCCATCACGGGAGCGAGCCTGCTCTCCGTATCCTGGGGGTTCGCAGGCAGCCCCTGCTTCAGCTTAAGGGAATCAGGGCCGATCATCCCCGGCTCATCATAGAAGAAGTGATCCTTCATCCGCGCCAGCGCCGACTGATGGGAGACCGGCAGCTCGGACAGACTGTCCACCATATCCCCGGCGGTGATGATGCACTCCAGTCCCTCTGCGGCAGCAGCTTCACGGATCTGCTGGGCCATACGTTTGCTTACCAGTTCCTTCTGGTAAGAGGGCTGCAGCAGCACCCCGAGATAAGAATCGAGCGCGAAAACGATACCCCAGCGGTTGTCCTCGAAGCTGGACGTCAGCCCGGACTTGACACTACTGGAAGGTCCGTTGTCCGCATGATCCTGCAGCAGGAGCCGGATCAGCACGATTTGGTAGGAATCCCAGAGCAGCCCCGCTTCCAGCGCCGACTCCATCAGCGCGGGGGCGGGATGCAGACTGCTCTCCATCAGCAGCGACTGAACCAGCATCTCCCGGCTCCAGACCTTAACAGCCTCATGATTCTTGCGGTGTGCCTGCCGCGCATCCAGTATGGTGGACAGGCCGGTAAGATACAGCTGCAATTCCTCCTCATCGACGGGTTTAAGCAGGTAGTTATCGATATTGTAAGACATCGCACGCTTGGCATAACTGAAGTCGGCGTAGCCGCTCAATATAAGAATATGCAGCTCCTCATGATCCTCCCGCAGCTCGCCGATCAGCTCCAGTCCGTCCTTCCCGGGCATACGGATATCCACAATCATCAGGTCCGGGGAATACAGCTTAGCCTTATGCCTGGCTTCAACCGCATTGGCTGCTGTATCTACCACCCGGTAGCCGAGGCTCTCCCAATCCAGCAGAGTGGCAAGTCCTTCGCGGATAGACAATTCATCATCAACAATTAACACACTATACATAGGAATCACTCCTTAAAGGGATGGCGAAGCTGATCTGGGTGCCGTATCCGCTCTGGCTGGCCAGAACCAGGCCGCATTCCGGGCCGTAGGTCAGCTTCAGCCGCAGATGGATGTTGCGCATTCCGATACTGTGGGTCTCATAGTCATCGTTGTTGTCCAGCATCTGCCGCAGCTCTGCGAGCCGGGCCGGCGAGATTCCGGTTCCGTTATCGGAGACCTGAACCTTAAGTATGGCTTCCTCCACCCGGATATCTACCCGGACCATTCCGCCGTCCATCCGGTCCTCCAGGCCGTGAATGACACAATTCTCCACCAGCGGCTGAATAATAAGCGGCGGAATCCTTAGGGTATTCGCTGCCGGATCTACATACAGCTCGTAGGCGAGCCGGTCATTGTAGCGGAATTTCTGGATAACCAGGTAGCAGTTCACGGTCTCCAGCTCACTTTGCAGGGTGATTCGGCCTCCGCCGACCTCTAAGTTTTTGCGCATCATCTTGCCCAGCAGCCGGACAACCTGCGCAATATCGGTCTGGCCGCGGGTATGGGCCTTCATCCGGATCGACTCCAGGGCATTGAACAGAAAATGGGGATTGATCTGGCTGGCCATCATTTTGAATTTGATCTCATTCTGCTTCAGCAGGATGGCATTCTTCTGTAGGTTGGACTCCTGTACCTCGCTCATCAGGTCGTTGACATTGCGGACCATGTGGTTGAATTGCCGGGCCAGCTGGCCGATCTCATCTTTGCCGTCGATCACCAGCCGGGCTTCCAGATTCCCGGAAGCGACCTTGGAGATATGCTTGCTGAGATGCAGCATGCGTCCGGTGAGCAGGCGGGAGAAGTAGTAGATTAGGATGATTGCAAGAATTAGGGAGGAGATAATGACGGAAGTCGCCAGGGAAATAATCCGGTTGGGCTCACTCACAATACTTTCTACCGAGAAAATAGAGATGATCCGCAGGCTGTTCAGGCTGCCCTCAGGATGCCAGTCGTCGATCAGCATTTTGAAGGACTGCCCGTCAATCGTGATGTCCGCAGGCCCGTGCCCGGCAAGGGTGGACAGCGGCTTAAGGTTGATTTCATGCAGCGACTTGCCGAGGGTGCCCGCCCGGTTGGAGGCGACAATATTGTCATTCTCATCGACGATAAAGGTCTCGAAGGTCTCCTGCTTCAGGATGCTGCTGAGCTGATCCGAATTGACATTCACGACCAGTACACCGGTTGTGCGCTGCTTGAGGAAGTCGACCTTGCGGATCAGGCTGAGATAATACTGGCCGTTCCGGCTGTCAGGAATGTAACTCCAGAACGCCAGCCCCTTCTGGGCGAGGGCGAGCTGGTACCACGGCTCCCGGGTAACCGTTTCGTCGGCCTGGAGGAATTCCCAGTTGTTAAGCACCGTCGGGTTGTCGATATACAGCCGGATGCTGGAGACCTCTTTGTACAGGCGGACGAAATCCCGGAAGTCGGGATAATCCCAATAGGCCTGCACCACATCATAGACTGATTCGTACCGGTGATTCGCGGCCTCCTCCAGCCGGCTGTCATTGGACAGGCGGTAGACGATATCCACCGGAATGTTCAGCATCTCGCTGGTCCGTTTTTTCACCCGGTCGACATTCGCCGTAATCTGCTTCAGCGCATTATTCATCGCCATATTCCGCAGTTCACTGGTCAGGAACACCCCCACAATGAGTACCGGAATCAGGACAACACTGCCGAAGGAGAGGAAGAGCTTGGTCCTGAGCTTCAGGTTGTTCATGAAGGTGATGATACGGGTATACACGAATGAAATCCCCTCCGTAGCACATTTGTAATAACGCTTACAATAGAGTATAGCGCGAAACCGTCAGCCAATATATGTCATGAAAATATTTTTTTGAAAAACAATATGGAAAGTCCCATCCCCTCCCAATACGAAATATACCTAAAATCCTGCAACCCTGACTGAACTTTGAAGCCTTATGATGAGGAAAGTAATGAAATATAATAATGATATTAGAAAAATTGGAGGAGAAGAGGGAAGGAGATGGCCAGCATCAGGAGCTCGGCAGGGAAGTTGAAAAGGTGGTTTGCTGATTTATCCATTCATATGAAGTTAATCGGGGCGTATATTGTCATTATTCTAGTCCCGGTCATTGTGATCTCTAACTATTTGTTTGCTGATTTCTATCAGGATACGGTCGATGACATCATTGAAGAGAACCGCTACCAGATCCATAACGAGAAGCAGGCGATCATGAGCAAGCTTAAGGTGATGGAAAAGTCATTCTATATGCTCATTTCAGACCGGAGCCTGGGGGAGTATGTAACCGCTGAAACGGAGCCCGGAGTGAATGAGATTAAGCAATTTCAGGACTATTCGTTAAATTACTTACAGAGCGTGTTGTTTAATAATCCCAATATTGCGAGTGTCCGTTTCTTCGTCAATAATCCGCGGGTCAGTGAACTATGGCCGATTATTTATCAGGAAGAACGGATTAAGGCCAGCCCCTTTTATACGAAATTGATGAATCAGAAGGATAATGCCTTATGGGAGATCCAGCCGGAGGATACTATATTCGAGGATACCGGTCCGCTGGTAGATGAACAGTCAAGCCCCATGGTCTCCTTGGCGGTTAGAAGTAACTTGGCCAACAAGCAGCACATTGGTATTGTCAAAGTAGAAATGCGGATTGAGGATCTTTTTGACAAGGCGTATAACAACAGCAGGGAGCGCGATTCAAGGTTCTTCATTCTGGATCAGCAGGACAAATTGTACATGAGCAGCATGGACCCGCTCCCTGGGTTGAATGAAGCTCAGATCCTGGAGACTGCCGTTAAGGTTAAGCAGGGAAGCGGTTCGTCCTTGTTATTTTCAGCGGGGGGTGAGGATTTCCTGTATCTCCTGGAGCCCATCGACCGCTTACATGTGGATCTGGTTAACGTCATTTCTCTGCACAGCACTTATTCCAAAATCGACAGCACCAGAAACAGAGTTATTCTGATCATCGTTCTTCTGCTGGTTCTGCTTGCGGTCATTACTTACTGGATTCAATCAATTGTTCTGAAAAAGCTGCATGTCTTACGGGATTCGATGCAGAAGGTCCGCAAGGGTGACTTTCAGGTGGAGATCGATGTGCAGGGCGGTGATGAGATCGGTGAGCTGGCGCGCCACTTCAGGGAGATGCTGGGCACCATCAATGGCTTGATTGCGGAAGCTGTACAGCGCAGCGCTGCCACCAAAGAAGCGGAGCTTCAGGCTTTACGCAATCAGATCGATGCCCATTTCCTGTACAACACCCTGGAGAATTTGAAAATGCTCGCTGAGGTTGAGGGCCAATACACCGTATCGGATGCACTTACTTCACTCGGCAGCATTATGCGTTACAATCTTAGATGGACTGGCGATACTGTGCAGCTGGCAGACGAGTTGAAGCATATTCAGCATTACATCTCGATCATGAACATCCGTTACGATGAGAAGCTTAAGGTTGAGATTCATGCAGAAGACAGATTCCATGCTCATGAATTGTTGAAAATGTCCCTGCAGCCCATCGTTGAGAATGCGTTGAAGCACGGGATGTATTCCGCTCTGATGCGTGGTGACGGGCTGATAATCAATGTACATGCGTATGCGGATGATCAATTCTTTTACATAGAGGTAACTGATAACGGGATCGGAATTCCAGCGGATGGGCTAAGGCAGTTGAATCACAAGTTGATCATGAGTGACGAAGAATTTAATCAATTAATGCAGGAGACAGCCGGCTTTAGCACAGGGCACAACGGGATCGGCCTGCGTAATGTGAATCAGCGCATCCGGCTGCATTATGGGGAGGATTATGGAATTTGCGTAGAGAGCAGGCAGAGAAGTTATACCAAAGTAAGGGTTAAGCTGCCTTTGTTGACATCGGTTAGAGGAGGAATGCAGAGCCTATGAGACAGCTGCTGATTGTAGATGATGAGAAGAATATCCGGTGCGGGCTACGGGCCATGATTGAGCGGGGGGCTGCAGGGCGTTATGATATCCACTTGGCTTGTGACGCCTTTGAGGCCCTGGACATGATCGCATCAATGAAAATAGAAATTCTGATTACGGACATTCGTATGCCCGAGTTGGATGGAATTGGCTTGATTAAGAAGCTTCAGGAGTTCAGGCCAAGGCCGGCCATTGTAATTGTGAGCGGGTATGATGATTTCTCGTATGCCAGAGCCGCTATCCGTTATGAAGTGAATGAGTACCTGCTCAAGCCGGTCATTCGTGAGGAATTAGCTGAAGTGCTGGAGCGGATTGAAGAGGAGCTTAATGTTCAGGACAGTAATCTTCACCCTGGCATGGAGCAGCTTTATACGGTCTGTGAGCAAGCGGAAGTTACAGTGGATGATGCATTTCTGCAGCCTACTTCCGATATCATACCCATACAGAAGGAAAATGAGGGGATAGAGCGTGCCCTGCAATACATCCACGACAATTATTCGCATAACATCAATATGATGATGGTTTCAAGCAAAGTATCCTTTAACTACTCCTATTTCAGCCAGGCTTTCCGGGACTACACCGGAGAGAATTTTGTAAGCTATCTGAAGCAGCTGCGGATCAATAAGGCGAAGGAGCTGCTGAGGGATACGGAGGATAGAATCTATGAAATAGCCGGCAGGTCAGGCTTCGGGAACACCAAGAATTTTAATAGAGTATTCAGAGAAAGCGAAGGCGTAAGCCCGCTGGAGTACCGAAATCAGCAAAAGCTGTTAACCACACTGATGGAGCAATGATCCCGTACAACCCCTAATCCGTTGGTCACTTGCACAATGCATTTCGTCCGTTCATCAATATTCTTTTCCTCCCCCGAGACCTTATAATGAGAGCGTGTTCAACAAGTTGTTAGGGGGAACTTTGAAATGGAAGGATTAATCATTGGTTGGTATGGAGCGCTTGCAGGACTGGCAATTGCCATTATTCTGATCCTGAAGAAATTAAATCCGGTCTACGCTCTGTTCCTGGGTGCCATTGCAGGGGCGCTGATCGGCGGAGCCAATCTCGAACAGACCGTGAGTGTTCTTGTAAGCGGTACGCAAAGTGTAATGGGCACGGTGCTGCGGGTGCTGGCCGCCGGTGTGCTGGCGGGTGTGATGATGGAGTCGGGTGCGGCTGAAGCCATAGCCCAGGCTATTGTCCGAAAGTTCGGCGGAAGCAAGGCCATTCTGGCCCTCGCGCTGGCCACGATGGTCATTACGGCAATGGGCGTATTCATCCCGGTAGCGGTGCTGATTGTGGCTCCGATTGCTTTATCTGTAGGCAACAAAATGGAGATCTCGAAGCTGGCGTTGCTGCTGGCCTTGTCGGGCGGGGGGAAGGCAGGTAATATTATCTCACCGAATCCGAATACGATTGCTGCTGCGCGCGGCTTTGAGCTTGATCTTAGCCATGTCATGTTGGCAGGCGTAATCCCGGCAATCTGCGGATTAATTGTAACCGTTATCTTAGCCACTCTGCTGAAGAAAAAAGGTGTCATGGTTACCCCGGCAGAAGCGGCGAACGGGACAGACAACGCGAATACGGCCGCTTACCCGCCGCTCAGCAGAGCGATTGTGGCTCCGCTCGTGGCCATCGTCCTGCTCATGATTAACCCGATCGGCTCCATCTCCGGGATCGAAGCGTTGACCAAGCTTAAGGTGGACGCGCTCTATATTCTGCCGCTGGCAGGAATTATCGGGATGCTGGCGATGGGGCAGGGCAACAAGGTGCTGCAATATACGTCCTCGGGCCTAAGCAAAATGACAGCGACCGTCCTGATCCTGATCGGGGCTGGCGGCATTGCCGGTCTGATCTCTGCTTCCGATCTGTCCGCCCAGGTGGTGCATCTGATTGAGCTGTCCGGGATTTCCGGGACGTTCCTGGCACCGATCTCCGGGATACTGATGGCTGCGGCTACCGCCTCAACATCCACGGGTGTTATTGTCGCTACCGGCTCCTTCGGGCAGGCCATTCTGAATATGGGCACCGCTCCGCTGGCTGCCGCTGTGATGGTTCATACCGGAGCTACGGTCATCGACTCGCTGCCGCAGGGCACTTACTTCCATGTCACGGCGGACAGTATGAAAATGTCAATCAAGCAGCGCATGGGGCTCATCCCGTATGAGGCCATCGTTGGCGGCACGATGACGATTGTGGCTACGCTGGTTTACGGATTTTTACTTTAAGATCAATATTATAGATGAGGTGTGGAAATGAGAGAGAGAACCTTTGTGCTGGCGCCGGATTCCTTCAAGGAGAGCATGACCGCGAAAGAAGTATGTACAGCGATGGAGGCCGGACTCCGCAAGATTTACCCTGAAGCCACTTACATCCATGTTCCGATGGCTGACGGCGGGGAGGGGACCGTACAGTCCCTTGTCGACGCTTCCGGCGGAGACATTCATTATCTGGAAGTTGCAGGACCGCTGGGACAGCCGGTGACGGCACAATTCGGCATTCTAGGTGACGGCCAGACGGCTGCCATCGAGATGGCTTCGGCGAGCGGCATTCAGCGGGTGGACAAGGCGGAGCGGAATCCGCTGATCACCACCACCTATGGGACGGGCGAGCTGATTCTGGAATGTCTGAACCGTGGTATCCGCAAAATCATCATTGGCATCGGCGGCAGCGCCACCAATGACGGCGGTGCCGGAATGGCCGAAGCGCTTGGCGCCAGATTCCTCGATGAAGCTGGGAGCGTACTTCCGCGCGGCGGCGGCAGCCTCGGGCGGCTGGCGAGTGTTGATGTTAGCGGGCTTGATGCGAGACTGCAGCAGGTTCAGCTCATCGTTGCCTGCGATGTGACCAATCCGCTCTGCGGGGAGCAGGGGGCTTCAGCCGTATTCGGTCCGCAAAAAGGGGCCACACCCGACATGGTGCAGCAGCTTGACGCCAATCTGGCCCATTATGCGGCGGTGGTAAAGCAGCAGCTTCACAAGGATGTCCGAGACCTTCCCGGAGCCGGCGCAGCGGGGGGGCTGGGCGCGGGTCTGATGATCTTCACACAGGCCACGCTGCAGAAGGGAATCAAGATCGTGATTGAATACACAGGGCTTCAGCAGAAGCTGGAGCAGGCGGA
The sequence above is a segment of the Paenibacillus sp. FSL R7-0204 genome. Coding sequences within it:
- a CDS encoding carbohydrate ABC transporter permease encodes the protein MIKKLAAASWSDRIFDLVVYLAITVVTVATLYPFLNVLAISFNDSTDSIKGGITIYPRVFTFKNYETIFAFSGLITGFKISVLRTIIGTLLGLVSASMLAFTLSRVDFQARKFVSTFLALTMYVSGGLIPFYILIKDLHMMGTFGVYVLPGLVSAFNVFVIRSFIDGLPYALQESAKLDGANDFTIYWRVILPLTKPALATIALFLAVGQWNAWIDTYLYNGSKDSLTTLQFELMKVIQSTTTNADNFRGRNMTEVMAQISPESVKMAITIVVTVPILIVYPFLQRYFVKGMTLGSVKS
- a CDS encoding ABC transporter permease, which encodes MKAITTAMKPEPKKSSSSFWGKFRQQKYLYMMAVPFVLWAFVFSYLPLWGWMMAFQKYKPGKSFFEQKWVGLQYFRELFQDEQFFNALRNTLAMSIMGLLAGFIIPIIFAILLNEVRLQVLKRFVQTVSYLPHFVSWVVAAGIITKMLSTDNGAVNDLLMGLHIISEPIQFMAKGNLFWGIVTASDVWKETGWNTIIYLAAISGIGPELYEAARVDGASRLQQVRHITFPGIRGTIVILLIMSIGHLISIGFEKQFLLGNNLVRDYSQTLDLYALNYGLGMGRFSFGTAINIFNSVVSVILLFTANGIFKKITKESII
- a CDS encoding response regulator transcription factor, whose product is MYSVLIVDDELSIREGLATLLDWESLGYRVVDTAANAVEARHKAKLYSPDLMIVDIRMPGKDGLELIGELREDHEELHILILSGYADFSYAKRAMSYNIDNYLLKPVDEEELQLYLTGLSTILDARQAHRKNHEAVKVWSREMLVQSLLMESSLHPAPALMESALEAGLLWDSYQIVLIRLLLQDHADNGPSSSVKSGLTSSFEDNRWGIVFALDSYLGVLLQPSYQKELVSKRMAQQIREAAAAEGLECIITAGDMVDSLSELPVSHQSALARMKDHFFYDEPGMIGPDSLKLKQGLPANPQDTESRLAPVMDRLYFALDTGNLSVISALIQEAGDLMAAAGLSEMAVKSYYVRAVTSMSGKLSVHYKELSAAQSRMEEQIQQIYRHTSLPQLQRYITGLLEEYAGGIIRDDMDVLMKRMVDLIHRHYDENLKLETLAGVFTYSSAYLGKLFKNTMGCSFNTYLDTIRIEKAKELLDQGCKIHQAASSVGFSDVDYFREKFKKIAGISPSAYRRKEPENDFSESAYEKD
- a CDS encoding cache domain-containing sensor histidine kinase, whose product is MYTRIITFMNNLKLRTKLFLSFGSVVLIPVLIVGVFLTSELRNMAMNNALKQITANVDRVKKRTSEMLNIPVDIVYRLSNDSRLEEAANHRYESVYDVVQAYWDYPDFRDFVRLYKEVSSIRLYIDNPTVLNNWEFLQADETVTREPWYQLALAQKGLAFWSYIPDSRNGQYYLSLIRKVDFLKQRTTGVLVVNVNSDQLSSILKQETFETFIVDENDNIVASNRAGTLGKSLHEINLKPLSTLAGHGPADITIDGQSFKMLIDDWHPEGSLNSLRIISIFSVESIVSEPNRIISLATSVIISSLILAIILIYYFSRLLTGRMLHLSKHISKVASGNLEARLVIDGKDEIGQLARQFNHMVRNVNDLMSEVQESNLQKNAILLKQNEIKFKMMASQINPHFLFNALESIRMKAHTRGQTDIAQVVRLLGKMMRKNLEVGGGRITLQSELETVNCYLVIQKFRYNDRLAYELYVDPAANTLRIPPLIIQPLVENCVIHGLEDRMDGGMVRVDIRVEEAILKVQVSDNGTGISPARLAELRQMLDNNDDYETHSIGMRNIHLRLKLTYGPECGLVLASQSGYGTQISFAIPLRSDSYV
- a CDS encoding cache domain-containing sensor histidine kinase, with product MASIRSSAGKLKRWFADLSIHMKLIGAYIVIILVPVIVISNYLFADFYQDTVDDIIEENRYQIHNEKQAIMSKLKVMEKSFYMLISDRSLGEYVTAETEPGVNEIKQFQDYSLNYLQSVLFNNPNIASVRFFVNNPRVSELWPIIYQEERIKASPFYTKLMNQKDNALWEIQPEDTIFEDTGPLVDEQSSPMVSLAVRSNLANKQHIGIVKVEMRIEDLFDKAYNNSRERDSRFFILDQQDKLYMSSMDPLPGLNEAQILETAVKVKQGSGSSLLFSAGGEDFLYLLEPIDRLHVDLVNVISLHSTYSKIDSTRNRVILIIVLLLVLLAVITYWIQSIVLKKLHVLRDSMQKVRKGDFQVEIDVQGGDEIGELARHFREMLGTINGLIAEAVQRSAATKEAELQALRNQIDAHFLYNTLENLKMLAEVEGQYTVSDALTSLGSIMRYNLRWTGDTVQLADELKHIQHYISIMNIRYDEKLKVEIHAEDRFHAHELLKMSLQPIVENALKHGMYSALMRGDGLIINVHAYADDQFFYIEVTDNGIGIPADGLRQLNHKLIMSDEEFNQLMQETAGFSTGHNGIGLRNVNQRIRLHYGEDYGICVESRQRSYTKVRVKLPLLTSVRGGMQSL
- a CDS encoding response regulator transcription factor, which codes for MRQLLIVDDEKNIRCGLRAMIERGAAGRYDIHLACDAFEALDMIASMKIEILITDIRMPELDGIGLIKKLQEFRPRPAIVIVSGYDDFSYARAAIRYEVNEYLLKPVIREELAEVLERIEEELNVQDSNLHPGMEQLYTVCEQAEVTVDDAFLQPTSDIIPIQKENEGIERALQYIHDNYSHNINMMMVSSKVSFNYSYFSQAFRDYTGENFVSYLKQLRINKAKELLRDTEDRIYEIAGRSGFGNTKNFNRVFRESEGVSPLEYRNQQKLLTTLMEQ
- a CDS encoding GntP family permease; protein product: MEGLIIGWYGALAGLAIAIILILKKLNPVYALFLGAIAGALIGGANLEQTVSVLVSGTQSVMGTVLRVLAAGVLAGVMMESGAAEAIAQAIVRKFGGSKAILALALATMVITAMGVFIPVAVLIVAPIALSVGNKMEISKLALLLALSGGGKAGNIISPNPNTIAAARGFELDLSHVMLAGVIPAICGLIVTVILATLLKKKGVMVTPAEAANGTDNANTAAYPPLSRAIVAPLVAIVLLMINPIGSISGIEALTKLKVDALYILPLAGIIGMLAMGQGNKVLQYTSSGLSKMTATVLILIGAGGIAGLISASDLSAQVVHLIELSGISGTFLAPISGILMAAATASTSTGVIVATGSFGQAILNMGTAPLAAAVMVHTGATVIDSLPQGTYFHVTADSMKMSIKQRMGLIPYEAIVGGTMTIVATLVYGFLL
- a CDS encoding glycerate kinase, producing the protein MRERTFVLAPDSFKESMTAKEVCTAMEAGLRKIYPEATYIHVPMADGGEGTVQSLVDASGGDIHYLEVAGPLGQPVTAQFGILGDGQTAAIEMASASGIQRVDKAERNPLITTTYGTGELILECLNRGIRKIIIGIGGSATNDGGAGMAEALGARFLDEAGSVLPRGGGSLGRLASVDVSGLDARLQQVQLIVACDVTNPLCGEQGASAVFGPQKGATPDMVQQLDANLAHYAAVVKQQLHKDVRDLPGAGAAGGLGAGLMIFTQATLQKGIKIVIEYTGLQQKLEQADFVFTGEGGIDFQTKFGKTPYGVASTAKASGKKVIALAGYIGEGIETLYAEGIDAVFGIVPGASSLEKLLADGPANVERTCENIARLLKLSGQ